From a single Nostoc edaphicum CCNP1411 genomic region:
- the gyrA gene encoding DNA topoisomerase (ATP-hydrolyzing) subunit A, with amino-acid sequence MTTSQERIIPIDLRTEMSQSYLEYAMSVIVGRALPDARDGLKPVHRRILYAMHELGLLHDRPFKKCARVVGEVLGKYHPHGDTAVYDALVRMAQDFSMRSPLVNGHGNFGSVDNDPPAAMRYTECRLQALTSAGLLHDIELETVDFADNFDGSQQEPTVLPARIPQLLLNGSSGIAVGMATNIPPHNLGELIDALVAVIHNPEITDLELMQYVHGPDFPTGAQILGTSAIREAYTTGRGSITMRGVANIETVEQRGRPDREAIIITELPYQTNKAALIEKIAEMVNEKRLEGIADIRDESDRDGMRVVIELKRDAYPRVVLNNLYKQTPLQANFGANMLALVNSEPQVLTLKQFLTVFLDFRIESIARRTRYELRKAEERDHLLQGLLIALSQLDPIIVLIRHAPDAPTAKGELITTYGLSEVQADAILQMQLRRLTALEADKIRLEHDELQAKITDLQDILARRERVLEIIETEVGQLKTSFATPRRTVILPGEGELDDRDLIANEKAIILVTEQGYIKRMPVNTFEAQSRATRGKAAAKVKDDDTIEHFLTCCDHDSILFFSERGVVYCLRAYQIPASSRTSRGTPIVQMLPIPKEEKITSIVPVDEFSSEEYLVMLTKGGNIKKTELAAFSHIRANGLIAISLEEGDQLRWVRRARVEDSVIIGSRNGMAINFRCNHEQLRPLSRATRGVKAMKLKNKDELVGMDILPAAILETLDVTEAEIEDIETVEAVEAVEAIETIEAEDIEITETTEESAEVPSTGVVGPWVLVITMGGYGKRVPVAQFRLQNRAGQGLMATKFKNRKNKDKLATLRIVNNDDDEIMMVTNRGIIIRQAVNAISIQSRSATGVRVQRLDEDDAITGVAIVPPDAVDAEEAE; translated from the coding sequence ATGACAACCTCACAGGAGAGGATTATCCCGATAGACTTGCGAACCGAAATGTCGCAGTCTTATCTGGAATACGCCATGAGCGTGATAGTGGGTCGGGCGTTGCCAGATGCCAGGGATGGTCTAAAACCTGTGCATCGTCGCATTCTCTACGCAATGCACGAGCTAGGTCTACTTCACGATCGCCCCTTTAAGAAATGCGCCCGTGTGGTCGGGGAAGTGCTGGGTAAATATCACCCCCACGGCGACACGGCAGTGTATGATGCCTTGGTGCGGATGGCGCAGGATTTTTCCATGCGATCGCCCCTAGTTAACGGACATGGTAACTTTGGTTCGGTTGACAACGATCCGCCAGCCGCAATGCGGTACACAGAATGCCGCTTACAAGCTTTAACTAGTGCCGGTTTACTCCACGACATCGAATTAGAAACCGTAGATTTTGCCGATAACTTCGACGGTTCCCAGCAAGAACCCACAGTTTTACCAGCACGGATTCCCCAATTGTTGCTCAACGGTTCCTCTGGGATTGCCGTGGGCATGGCAACCAACATTCCGCCGCACAATTTGGGCGAATTGATTGATGCTTTGGTGGCTGTAATCCACAATCCAGAAATCACCGATCTCGAATTAATGCAGTATGTCCACGGCCCAGACTTTCCGACTGGGGCGCAAATTTTGGGAACATCTGCCATTCGAGAAGCTTATACTACCGGGCGTGGTTCCATTACCATGCGTGGTGTCGCTAACATTGAAACCGTTGAACAACGGGGACGACCAGATAGAGAAGCAATTATCATTACCGAATTGCCCTATCAAACCAATAAAGCGGCGCTAATTGAAAAAATCGCCGAAATGGTGAACGAAAAGCGGCTAGAGGGCATCGCAGATATCCGGGATGAAAGCGATCGCGACGGGATGCGAGTTGTCATCGAACTCAAGCGTGATGCTTATCCCCGCGTCGTTCTGAACAACCTCTACAAGCAAACGCCACTGCAAGCCAATTTCGGCGCAAATATGCTGGCGTTGGTGAATAGTGAACCCCAAGTCCTCACTCTCAAGCAGTTCTTAACCGTCTTCTTGGATTTCCGTATCGAATCCATTGCCAGACGCACCCGCTACGAACTGCGGAAAGCCGAGGAACGCGATCATCTCCTACAAGGGTTATTAATTGCCCTATCCCAGTTAGATCCGATTATTGTCTTGATTCGCCATGCGCCCGATGCGCCCACAGCCAAAGGTGAATTAATCACAACTTACGGACTCTCAGAAGTTCAAGCAGACGCGATTTTGCAGATGCAATTGCGGCGGTTGACTGCCTTAGAAGCAGACAAAATTCGTCTGGAACACGATGAATTACAAGCAAAGATTACCGACTTGCAAGATATTTTGGCACGTCGGGAGAGAGTGCTGGAAATCATTGAAACTGAAGTCGGGCAACTGAAAACTAGCTTTGCTACACCCCGCCGCACGGTAATTTTACCAGGGGAAGGGGAATTAGACGATCGCGATTTAATTGCCAATGAAAAAGCGATCATTTTGGTGACAGAGCAAGGCTACATCAAACGGATGCCAGTCAACACCTTTGAAGCCCAAAGCCGCGCTACCAGAGGTAAAGCCGCAGCCAAGGTGAAAGATGATGACACCATTGAGCATTTTTTAACTTGCTGCGATCACGACAGTATTTTATTCTTTAGTGAGCGTGGTGTCGTTTACTGCCTGAGAGCTTATCAAATTCCAGCGAGTTCGCGTACCAGTCGCGGGACACCAATCGTCCAAATGCTACCGATTCCCAAAGAGGAAAAAATCACCTCGATTGTACCGGTTGACGAGTTTAGCAGTGAAGAATATCTGGTCATGCTCACTAAGGGCGGCAATATCAAGAAAACCGAATTGGCAGCCTTTAGTCATATTCGCGCCAATGGTTTGATTGCCATTTCCTTAGAGGAAGGCGACCAACTCCGCTGGGTGCGACGCGCTAGAGTAGAGGATAGCGTAATCATTGGTTCTCGTAACGGGATGGCGATTAACTTCCGGTGCAACCACGAACAACTGCGTCCTTTAAGTAGGGCGACTCGTGGCGTGAAAGCCATGAAACTCAAGAATAAAGATGAACTGGTGGGTATGGATATTCTCCCCGCAGCAATTCTTGAAACTTTGGATGTTACAGAAGCCGAAATTGAAGATATCGAAACAGTCGAAGCAGTCGAAGCAGTCGAAGCAATCGAAACAATCGAAGCAGAAGATATCGAAATTACCGAAACTACTGAAGAGTCCGCAGAAGTGCCTAGCACTGGCGTAGTTGGCCCTTGGGTGTTGGTAATTACAATGGGAGGATATGGTAAGCGCGTACCCGTTGCCCAATTCCGTCTGCAAAATCGTGCTGGACAGGGTTTAATGGCAACCAAGTTCAAAAACCGCAAAAACAAAGACAAGTTGGCAACTTTACGCATTGTCAACAATGATGATGATGAAATCATGATGGTGACAAATCGCGGTATTATCATCCGTCAAGCGGTGAATGCAATTTCGATCCAATCGCGATCGGCAACTGGAGTCAGAGTGCAGCGTTTAGATGAAGATGACGCCATTACCGGAGTGGCAATAGTTCCACCTGATGCTGTCGATGCAGAAGAAGCAGAGTAA
- a CDS encoding nucleotidyltransferase family protein → MECHFRKLDLDPRLLQEVGNLSSNFAIVLAAGKSTRMGTCKTSLPWGEGKTLLTYQLEQWLSVDFTPVVVLGSHNSNKQKDCPDGSFAVINPHANVGKTTSLLTGLQHIPPNFEILAISAVDQPRELEIYQRLILAHQDNSAMITAPSYEGNMGHPLLFSNGMRSHLQNISEESLGLRQIIKEFYPVIHQVKFDNPAVLLDINTPEIYQEQLHNLRWYRTNI, encoded by the coding sequence GTGGAATGTCACTTCCGGAAGCTAGATTTAGATCCCCGACTTCTTCAAGAAGTCGGGAATCTGAGTAGCAACTTTGCTATTGTCCTCGCAGCGGGTAAATCTACTCGCATGGGTACTTGCAAAACCTCACTCCCTTGGGGTGAAGGTAAAACATTATTAACTTATCAACTAGAACAGTGGTTAAGTGTAGATTTTACCCCTGTTGTAGTTTTAGGTTCACACAACAGCAATAAACAAAAAGATTGTCCTGATGGCAGTTTCGCTGTAATTAATCCTCATGCCAATGTTGGTAAAACAACTTCTCTGCTCACAGGATTGCAACATATTCCTCCGAACTTTGAAATATTAGCAATTTCCGCAGTTGATCAACCCAGAGAATTAGAGATTTACCAGCGATTAATTTTAGCACACCAAGACAATTCAGCAATGATTACTGCACCCAGTTATGAAGGGAATATGGGACATCCATTGTTATTCAGTAATGGGATGCGATCGCACTTACAAAATATCAGTGAAGAAAGCTTAGGTTTACGTCAAATTATCAAAGAATTTTATCCAGTAATTCATCAAGTTAAATTTGATAATCCGGCTGTACTATTAGATATCAACACGCCGGAAATATATCAAGAACAACTGCATAATTTGAGATGGTATAGGACTAATATTTGA
- a CDS encoding translocation/assembly module TamB domain-containing protein, with translation MTPSPNSGNNQEPPNRRVWLLLLGRTSLALGGVLLVGIGVGVWWARSYVYKDLAPLVEQNLQELLGRPVKVGNVERFSLSSLRFSSLSIPATPTDSDQVVVKGLEVQFSPLQVLFTRKLGLNVTLVQPNVYIQQEKDDSWVTTQIKAGEGEGFIQIELQTLQIQDGDVELMPFAAPTKPKGSVILDQVGGVARFSEQNQRIGYDINAQLTRGGAVKIVGETQLKAQQTNLQLQAQNLKASDISRLIQLPIALQAGDLNADLGVQIPPKLSEIAVTGTASANQVTAKIPNIPQQVSNFNGRFIFQGQTVTLDNLSTNIGKVPLFANGTINTQTGFNVSAQIKPVSAKNILDTLNVNSTVPANGEIQANIQVLGALQKPVLSGKVSNTKPIQVDRIQFKTINTDFRLNVSETASQLAVSNLNIVPAAGGQITGGGEALLGAKDEVMFSAQADGISGDILARSYGVTLPIAVGNVSAKAQISGSLSKQPLNLNISNVQVTPPAGGQITANGQIQLAPQGQVGVNIQAQGIPGNAIAQGYNISTPLNIGGISANARVSGSLGNPLNVNVARVQANPEVGGQITASGQLQLAPQGRVALNVQAQNLPGDAIARAYNSSPGITIGNVSANTNISGTLSKLQAVARVQAPTATYPTTGRVVVAQQGKNILLPDAVLNVAGGTVRARGQLAQQRWQGVVSTSQIQLNRFSPELRGRLNSNIQLAGTTESFQLADIRAAGQIRLSQGVALLAKPLTAQFQWNGQQIIVENASTPGLSANGAIAIQFPPTGAPEIAGFNLNVLAQNFNLQNTGFEVPGDVAIVGLLDFKGQVTGTPDVPQANGNIRLRNFQVSNLAFDPLLTGNVNFQGGQGASLRLAGQQDRIALNLGADYRPTSFLVQRDEAITTGRTEGDNLLINAQQFPIALIGGFLPNNQLQPLGGQLSGNLVVNLNNYAIAGDVAIAQPRVARVAADEFRGSINYADGTASLANGQLRIGDSNIALSGNVQTGNDPQFQFQANFGQTRIERLLQAFNIFDFQDLGTGLQPPTLAGAEALNTESISLPDADLKTQLAYFSKITASIAQQRQEETQETSSLPSLAELTGALSGAITASGSLKSGLNVGFNFQGANWQWGDYSINQVVAQGSFADGIVTLSPLSVGINQGLIAFSGQLGTEQLSGNLNVASLPLSLLEPFIEQYPVDITGNVNADATLAGTLQDPSVKGEVALTNATLNKQPVQTGQVNFDYNNARLNFDSTLLVTGTQPVVITGSVPAPLPFAEVQPDSNQISINANVNNEGLALLNLFTNNQVAWVDGQGQVDLNVQGTLEEPIINGNATLNNATFRAEALSEPLTNVTGTAQFNGNTVNVESIQGTYNEGQINVSGILPIFEPQQAANPLTVSIADKLDFEIAGLYEGGVGGDIVIRGTALKPVIGGDIRLSDGQVIIGSSATAEKTAAATAEANTNVINREGVNPNLKPTPENSAEPVATPESSTSAVTPPNLPIEFADLKLTLDDDVRVTSQSLLDFVPGGAAFSQPILSFDARGDLTINGTLAKPLPEGVIRLTGGRLSIFSTEFTLARGFDHTAQFIPSQGLDPNLDVRLIAIVPEASARNSRILESPLSAEISDVSVNNFGTLRSVRVQARVDGPASRLGDNLELTSEPNRSRGEIVALLGGSILSSFGQTNATQGLTNFASSTILGGLQGTITAIGQAVGFSEFRIFPTPSTNEASRSSILNLSAEGVFDINRNVSLSLSRPLSSNESFLYNVLYRVNDEILMRGSSNLGDENRLLVEYETRF, from the coding sequence ATGACGCCATCTCCCAATTCAGGAAACAATCAGGAACCACCTAATCGTCGTGTGTGGCTCCTGCTTTTAGGACGTACCAGTTTGGCTTTGGGTGGGGTTTTGCTGGTTGGAATTGGAGTTGGTGTTTGGTGGGCTAGAAGCTATGTATATAAAGATTTAGCGCCATTAGTGGAACAAAATCTTCAAGAATTGCTTGGGCGTCCCGTAAAAGTTGGGAATGTTGAACGTTTTTCGCTTTCTAGTCTAAGATTTAGCTCTCTATCGATACCAGCAACTCCCACTGATTCAGATCAGGTGGTTGTCAAAGGCTTAGAGGTTCAGTTTTCGCCGTTGCAAGTTCTTTTTACCCGAAAACTAGGATTAAATGTCACGTTAGTTCAACCTAATGTCTACATCCAACAGGAAAAAGATGATAGTTGGGTGACAACTCAAATTAAGGCGGGGGAAGGAGAAGGTTTTATTCAAATTGAGTTGCAGACGCTTCAAATTCAAGATGGCGATGTCGAGTTGATGCCATTCGCCGCACCAACTAAACCGAAAGGCTCGGTAATATTAGATCAAGTTGGTGGTGTTGCCCGATTTTCAGAGCAAAATCAAAGAATTGGTTATGACATCAATGCTCAACTCACTAGGGGAGGCGCTGTTAAAATTGTTGGCGAAACACAATTAAAAGCTCAACAAACTAACCTCCAACTGCAAGCACAAAATTTAAAAGCATCTGATATCAGTCGTTTAATTCAGTTACCTATTGCTCTGCAAGCAGGAGATTTAAATGCTGACTTAGGGGTTCAGATTCCACCCAAACTATCAGAAATAGCCGTTACAGGAACAGCTAGCGCTAATCAAGTCACTGCTAAAATTCCAAATATTCCTCAGCAGGTTTCTAATTTTAATGGGAGATTTATATTTCAAGGTCAGACAGTTACTTTAGATAATCTGAGTACAAACATTGGCAAAGTTCCCCTTTTTGCTAATGGAACAATTAATACTCAAACAGGTTTTAATGTCTCTGCTCAGATAAAACCTGTTAGTGCAAAAAATATCTTAGATACATTGAATGTAAATTCGACAGTCCCGGCTAATGGGGAAATTCAAGCAAATATTCAAGTACTAGGCGCACTTCAGAAACCAGTCCTGAGCGGTAAAGTAAGTAACACTAAACCTATTCAAGTTGACCGCATTCAATTTAAAACTATCAACACTGATTTCCGCTTGAATGTTTCTGAAACTGCATCTCAACTTGCTGTTTCCAATCTGAATATTGTCCCCGCAGCCGGTGGTCAAATTACAGGCGGCGGTGAAGCTTTACTGGGAGCGAAAGATGAGGTAATGTTTAGCGCTCAAGCTGATGGTATATCAGGGGATATACTAGCACGGAGCTATGGCGTGACTCTACCGATCGCAGTTGGGAATGTTTCAGCAAAAGCACAAATCTCTGGCTCACTTAGCAAACAGCCCTTGAACCTCAATATTTCTAATGTTCAAGTGACGCCGCCAGCTGGGGGACAAATCACAGCCAATGGTCAAATTCAACTAGCTCCCCAAGGTCAGGTAGGCGTAAATATTCAAGCTCAAGGTATACCAGGAAATGCGATCGCTCAAGGTTACAATATTTCAACCCCGCTCAATATTGGTGGTATATCTGCGAACGCTAGAGTTTCTGGTTCTCTGGGTAATCCCTTAAACGTGAATGTTGCCCGTGTTCAGGCAAATCCAGAGGTGGGAGGGCAAATAACGGCTAGCGGTCAACTTCAGCTTGCACCCCAAGGTAGGGTAGCATTGAATGTTCAAGCACAAAATTTACCAGGGGATGCGATCGCACGAGCATACAATTCTTCACCCGGCATCACCATTGGCAATGTATCCGCAAATACCAATATTTCCGGCACTCTGAGCAAATTACAAGCAGTAGCGCGGGTGCAAGCGCCTACCGCCACCTATCCCACTACCGGACGAGTTGTTGTTGCTCAACAAGGAAAAAATATCCTTTTGCCAGATGCGGTTTTGAATGTCGCAGGCGGGACAGTCAGAGCTAGAGGTCAACTGGCACAACAACGTTGGCAAGGGGTTGTCAGTACTTCTCAAATTCAACTCAACCGTTTTTCACCAGAACTGCGAGGACGGCTGAATAGCAACATTCAGTTAGCAGGTACAACAGAATCTTTCCAGCTTGCAGATATTCGCGCCGCCGGACAAATCCGCCTTTCCCAAGGAGTAGCGCTGCTGGCAAAACCGCTCACCGCTCAATTTCAATGGAATGGGCAGCAGATTATAGTTGAAAACGCAAGTACCCCAGGATTGAGTGCTAATGGTGCGATCGCTATTCAGTTTCCACCAACTGGCGCACCGGAAATTGCCGGATTTAATTTAAATGTACTGGCGCAGAATTTCAACTTACAAAATACTGGCTTTGAAGTTCCTGGTGATGTAGCCATAGTAGGGTTACTTGATTTTAAGGGACAAGTTACAGGGACTCCAGATGTACCGCAAGCTAATGGCAATATCCGGCTGCGGAATTTCCAGGTAAGTAACTTGGCCTTTGACCCACTGTTAACCGGAAACGTGAATTTTCAAGGGGGACAGGGGGCAAGTCTGCGATTAGCTGGGCAGCAAGATAGGATAGCGTTGAACCTGGGTGCAGATTATCGTCCAACTTCATTTTTGGTACAGCGCGATGAAGCTATCACTACAGGTAGAACTGAGGGAGATAACTTGCTCATCAACGCCCAACAGTTTCCCATCGCTTTGATTGGGGGATTTTTACCTAACAATCAACTGCAACCATTGGGAGGGCAACTATCGGGAAACTTAGTTGTTAATCTAAATAATTATGCCATTGCGGGAGACGTTGCGATCGCACAGCCTCGTGTTGCCAGAGTAGCAGCAGATGAATTTCGCGGCAGCATTAATTATGCTGATGGTACTGCTAGCTTGGCTAATGGTCAATTGCGGATTGGCGATAGCAACATCGCCCTCAGTGGAAATGTGCAAACAGGGAATGACCCGCAATTTCAATTCCAAGCTAATTTTGGTCAAACCAGAATTGAGAGACTTTTACAAGCATTCAATATCTTCGACTTTCAAGACCTTGGTACTGGGTTGCAGCCACCGACATTAGCAGGAGCAGAGGCACTTAACACCGAGTCTATCAGTTTGCCCGATGCAGATTTGAAAACACAGTTAGCATATTTCTCAAAAATTACAGCATCCATAGCACAACAACGGCAAGAAGAGACACAAGAAACTTCATCTTTGCCCAGCCTTGCAGAATTAACAGGTGCTTTGAGTGGAGCAATTACAGCTAGTGGCTCATTAAAATCTGGGTTGAACGTCGGCTTTAATTTTCAAGGTGCTAATTGGCAATGGGGAGATTATTCAATTAATCAAGTAGTTGCTCAAGGCAGTTTTGCCGATGGAATTGTTACACTTTCGCCCTTAAGTGTTGGAATTAATCAAGGACTAATAGCGTTTTCGGGACAGTTAGGAACTGAGCAACTATCTGGAAACTTAAATGTAGCAAGTTTACCTTTATCACTTTTAGAGCCTTTCATTGAACAATACCCCGTAGATATCACTGGTAATGTAAATGCTGATGCCACATTAGCAGGTACTTTACAAGACCCTAGTGTGAAAGGGGAAGTGGCATTAACAAATGCGACTCTTAACAAACAACCTGTGCAAACAGGACAAGTGAACTTTGATTACAACAATGCTCGTTTGAATTTTGACAGTACCTTATTAGTGACAGGAACCCAGCCAGTTGTCATTACAGGTAGCGTACCTGCTCCGTTACCTTTTGCCGAAGTGCAACCCGATAGCAATCAAATCAGCATCAACGCCAATGTGAACAATGAAGGATTGGCATTATTAAACCTGTTTACCAACAATCAAGTCGCTTGGGTAGACGGTCAAGGACAAGTAGATTTAAATGTTCAAGGTACTTTAGAAGAACCGATTATTAACGGCAATGCCACACTTAATAATGCAACTTTTCGCGCTGAAGCTTTATCTGAACCTTTAACGAATGTCACAGGAACAGCGCAATTTAATGGTAATACTGTGAATGTTGAAAGTATCCAAGGTACTTACAACGAAGGGCAAATAAATGTATCAGGCATCCTGCCGATTTTTGAGCCTCAGCAAGCAGCAAATCCTCTCACAGTCTCAATAGCAGACAAACTCGACTTTGAAATTGCCGGACTGTATGAAGGCGGTGTCGGCGGCGATATCGTAATTCGCGGAACAGCGTTAAAACCTGTAATTGGTGGAGATATTCGACTGAGTGATGGTCAGGTGATTATTGGAAGTTCGGCTACTGCTGAGAAAACAGCAGCAGCGACAGCAGAGGCTAATACTAATGTCATAAATAGAGAAGGGGTTAACCCTAACCTCAAACCTACACCAGAGAATAGCGCTGAACCAGTAGCTACGCCAGAAAGTAGCACTAGCGCAGTAACTCCACCCAATTTACCTATAGAGTTTGCAGATTTAAAATTGACTTTAGACGACGATGTTCGTGTTACCAGTCAGTCTCTACTCGACTTTGTACCAGGAGGAGCCGCTTTTAGTCAGCCGATATTGAGCTTTGACGCAAGAGGCGACTTAACCATTAATGGAACATTAGCCAAGCCGCTTCCTGAAGGAGTCATTCGCTTGACAGGAGGACGACTGAGCATATTTTCCACTGAATTTACCTTAGCGCGGGGCTTCGACCACACCGCGCAGTTTATTCCCAGTCAAGGACTTGACCCAAATCTGGATGTCCGACTGATTGCAATTGTTCCGGAAGCATCAGCAAGGAACAGTCGAATATTGGAATCACCATTGTCTGCTGAAATTAGTGATGTTTCTGTAAACAATTTTGGGACTTTACGTAGCGTTCGCGTTCAAGCCAGGGTGGACGGGCCAGCTAGTAGATTGGGCGACAATCTAGAACTTACGAGTGAACCCAATCGTAGTCGAGGAGAAATAGTTGCTCTGTTGGGTGGCTCGATTCTAAGTTCTTTCGGTCAAACAAATGCAACCCAAGGGCTGACTAATTTCGCTAGCTCTACCATTTTAGGTGGTTTACAAGGAACAATCACTGCGATCGGACAGGCTGTTGGTTTCAGTGAATTTCGGATATTTCCTACTCCATCTACCAACGAAGCATCCAGAAGTTCAATTCTTAATTTATCAGCAGAAGGTGTGTTTGACATCAATAGAAATGTATCTCTTTCTTTATCACGTCCTCTTTCTAGCAATGAATCTTTCCTTTACAACGTCCTATATCGAGTCAATGACGAAATTCTGATGCGAGGCTCAAGTAATTTGGGAGATGAAAACCGATTATTAGTTGAGTATGAAACTCGATTTTAA
- a CDS encoding ATP-dependent nuclease, which produces MWISEINLSNFRCFSDASIELSKGINLIVGSNNSGKSSLLKSILWVQKGFSLDCKDLRISQNNGYVKLRFNEASPNFLNRNPGQEISFRGDISRNVISLDLIDNKGSTFISGIDVGNEQISNQEPRNFIYPYLSKRKVAGFHESINLNAANSVRGDLYNLYAKIDRIFNPQMPANEQYVQACQDIIGFQITSTPSQNGKQAAYVVTNQENIPLDAMGEGVANLVGLIVDLCMAENQLFLIEEPENDVHPKALKKLLNLITEKSINNQFIITTHSNIVAKYLGAYPNSKLFSISMEFQNRLPTSQIEKIENTPEDRRHILEELGYDFFDFDLWSAWLILEESSAERIIRDFLIPWFYPELKGRLRTYSANSLSEVETKFRDFDNLFVFLHLQPIYKNLAWVVVDAGEEEAKIIEKLKSKYTLSGWNESNFLQFSEHDFERYYPAEFKLKVDTVLRMPPGQHRQKSKDALRQEIMTWIHENPHKAKDAFQDSASDVIQVLQQIQSCLSINSSLRFKSNGELS; this is translated from the coding sequence ATGTGGATTTCTGAAATTAACTTGAGCAACTTTAGATGCTTTTCTGATGCGAGTATTGAATTGTCTAAAGGAATTAATTTGATAGTAGGTTCAAATAATTCCGGGAAATCAAGTTTGTTGAAATCAATTTTATGGGTTCAAAAAGGCTTTAGTTTGGATTGCAAAGATTTACGAATATCCCAAAACAATGGATATGTTAAACTGCGGTTCAATGAAGCAAGTCCAAACTTTTTAAATCGAAATCCGGGACAAGAAATTTCGTTCAGAGGAGATATATCAAGAAATGTTATTAGTCTCGATTTAATCGATAATAAAGGATCTACTTTTATTTCAGGAATTGATGTAGGCAATGAGCAAATTTCAAATCAAGAGCCTAGAAATTTTATATATCCATATCTCTCTAAAAGAAAAGTTGCAGGTTTTCACGAATCAATAAATCTGAATGCAGCAAATTCAGTTAGAGGTGATCTGTATAATTTATATGCAAAAATTGACCGCATATTTAATCCTCAAATGCCAGCAAATGAACAATATGTTCAAGCTTGTCAAGATATAATAGGTTTCCAAATTACATCAACTCCTTCGCAGAATGGTAAGCAGGCTGCTTATGTAGTGACCAATCAAGAAAATATACCATTAGATGCAATGGGTGAAGGTGTTGCTAATTTGGTTGGATTAATTGTAGATTTATGCATGGCTGAAAATCAGTTGTTTCTGATTGAGGAGCCAGAAAATGATGTGCATCCAAAAGCATTGAAGAAACTTCTTAATTTGATTACTGAAAAATCTATAAATAACCAATTTATAATTACAACACACTCTAATATAGTTGCTAAATATTTGGGTGCATATCCGAATTCTAAGCTTTTCTCAATATCAATGGAGTTTCAAAATCGGCTACCTACATCACAGATAGAAAAAATAGAGAATACTCCAGAAGATAGACGGCACATTCTTGAAGAATTAGGGTATGATTTTTTCGATTTCGATTTATGGTCAGCTTGGTTAATTCTTGAAGAATCTTCAGCAGAAAGAATAATCAGAGATTTTCTTATACCTTGGTTTTACCCTGAGTTAAAAGGTCGGCTACGTACATACTCCGCTAATTCACTCAGTGAAGTTGAAACTAAGTTTAGAGATTTTGATAATCTATTTGTCTTCTTACACCTGCAACCAATTTATAAGAATTTAGCTTGGGTAGTTGTAGATGCAGGGGAAGAAGAAGCGAAAATTATTGAAAAATTAAAAAGTAAATATACTCTCAGTGGTTGGAATGAGAGTAATTTTCTTCAGTTTTCTGAGCATGATTTTGAACGATATTATCCAGCAGAATTTAAATTAAAAGTAGACACTGTACTGCGAATGCCACCCGGACAACATCGGCAAAAAAGTAAAGATGCTCTCCGCCAAGAGATAATGACTTGGATTCATGAGAATCCTCATAAAGCAAAAGATGCGTTTCAAGACTCTGCTTCAGATGTTATTCAGGTTCTTCAACAGATACAATCTTGCCTGAGTATAAATTCATCGTTGAGGTTTAAATCAAATGGAGAGCTATCTTGA